In the Symmachiella macrocystis genome, AGGCAACTTCCTCGCCATCGGGATTCACGACCAACACGCCGGGACGTTTGAGGCTCCGTGCGGTCAGATAAATATTTCCCTCCGCATCAATCGTCATCCCATCACATCCCGCTTGATCGCCGAAATCGACGATCGTCCGCCGTTCGCCATCGACGGTTCCCGCTTCATTCAGCGGAAAGGCATAGATCTTCATCGGACCGGGCAACGGCGGCGGATTGGTGTTTGCGCCGATTTGGTCTTCGCCGTTATCGTGGTCAGCGACATAAAGCGTTCGCCCATCCGGGCTGAGAGCAATGCCGTTGGGTTTGAGCGTGTCGCGAGTGATCTCAATCACATTGCCATCGGGGTCGATGCGATACACGGCGCGGTATTCAATTTCGCGCGGCTCGGAACCCAAGTACCGGGGGTCGGTGAAATAAATGCGGCCCTGAGCGTCGACGCAGAGGTCATTGGGCGCATTGAATTTCTTGCCCATGAAGTGGTCGGCAACCGTTTCGGATTCGCCCGTTTTGACGTCCCAACGCGACACGCGCTGCCCACCGTCGTCGGAGCCTTCGCAGGCCAACAGAAAGCCGTCCGCATCAAAGATCAGACCATTCGCCTTGCCACTCTTTCCAGTAAAAAGCGTCGTCTGCTTCGTCTTCGGATCAAACCGCATGATCATGCCGTGATCCGGGGCGAGCGGAATATCGGTGAAATAAATACTACCATCGGGCGCAACTGCGGGGCCTTCAGTCAGTCCCCCTTGGACATCGGCGGACCGGGTGAATAGCAATTCCCATTTGGCATCAGGGTCCACGATGGACGTGCCGGTGGGCTTGGGCAGTTCCTCAGCGTGCGATGTTACCACACCGCAAACGCATATCGTGATTGTAATCAGCAGGCGCATGGTCAGTTCCTTACGTGGAAAATGGAGCGTGCTCATCCCAATCGGCTCGGGAATTCAGTTTCCCATGATACTCGGACAAGTATCGCCGCAGGACATGTACTCCGAAATAATTTGCCGACTGGGGCAAACTTTTTCCACATTGAAAACAGCGCCATGGCTGTCAATCTGGCCGCTATGGGGCCGATTGCCGAGGTTTACCAACTCCGGTTGGTCTTTGGTTCGCGAATAAAACCATATCCACCGTATCGACCGCCCCCACCGTACCGACCGTAACCGCCATAGCTGGGGAATTGGTAACTTCTCTGGGCTTGGTTATAACGACTCCGTTGTTGGCGGCGGGCGGTGTAATTGCTCCCCGCACCAAAAGTGGGATTCGATCCGCGTGACCTATATCCAGTCGAGCCTAATTGCGAACCACCAGCCGGCGCCAGCGATTGAAACGCCAACCGCATCGCATCGGCGGGCGACGTACCGCTTAAGTCCTCGATCTTCCAGGCTTCGCTCCACGCTGGGTGCGTGATGTGTCCGACGGCCGGTGGACCAATCAGACTCGGCGATTGGGTATCGATGGTGGCGATATGCAACACGAGTAAAACGCAGACGCTCATTGTCTTGACCTGACTAGCTGATCACGTTGGGTATCGAAAAGACGGTGGTTGTCGCATCCTGGTGTTGTTACTCGAATTTGATCGACAACTGCGGTTCCTCGAATGTCGGAATCCGCACGACCGCTTCATCAGTGATGTCCCTCTTCTGGCCCAGGTCTTCTTGTTCTTTCGCAGCTCCACGCTTGCCAGGTCTCTGGCCGCCGGCATTTTCAAACCGGGCCATAATTTCCCGCCAATTCGTGAAGATCACGTCCTGTTTCTTCAGAAAGTCATGGACGGCTTTGTCGTTCAACAATTGATTTTCCCAAACGCGTTGTTGCCAGTGTGGAGCAATTGCTTCGAGTGCCAGCGACTTGTCGGCAGGACCGGCAGTGATCTGTACCAGCCCCGGAGGCAGTCCGTTGACCAATTCATAGAATTGATCCCGTTTCTTTTCGTAGCTGTCCGCTTCGGGAACAAAATGCGCGTCGTCGAGTTTGGGTAACCGGTATTTTTGGACCGTTTCAATCATCTCGTCGGACAGCGTAATTCCGCCGTCGCGAAAATGCTGAATTTTTTCAGGGGTCAATTCCAAAACCACAGCTGGAA is a window encoding:
- a CDS encoding SMP-30/gluconolactonase/LRE family protein, encoding MRLLITITICVCGVVTSHAEELPKPTGTSIVDPDAKWELLFTRSADVQGGLTEGPAVAPDGSIYFTDIPLAPDHGMIMRFDPKTKQTTLFTGKSGKANGLIFDADGFLLACEGSDDGGQRVSRWDVKTGESETVADHFMGKKFNAPNDLCVDAQGRIYFTDPRYLGSEPREIEYRAVYRIDPDGNVIEITRDTLKPNGIALSPDGRTLYVADHDNGEDQIGANTNPPPLPGPMKIYAFPLNEAGTVDGERRTIVDFGDQAGCDGMTIDAEGNIYLTARSLKRPGVLVVNPDGEEVAFIPTGPPNQKRDPNHPPVGIPSNAEFGIGDEINVLYVTTDLSLYRIPLKSKGFHVQYGDRSH